In Niallia sp. FSL W8-0635, one genomic interval encodes:
- a CDS encoding sugar ABC transporter substrate-binding protein: MKKIISVLSVFLIGLLVLSGCESDKETSSNVDENGIKTFTAFMAVPGKELPDDNRMMNKIAEKIGAKADVTWLTGQTASERIGVMIAGGEYPDFIDGSDGTAALINAGALVPLEDYLDDYPNIKNLYTDAQWNQIRNEDGHIYIIPQFGVVKGENMAVNHNDQAFWIQKRVLEWADYPDITTLEEYFDLIEGYLKENPTLADGQKNIGFSILSDDWRYFCLENPPQFLAGYPNDGAAVIDPVTKQAKVYDKIPEAKEYYKILSEKFANGIIDPETFTMSYDQYIAKISSGRVLGMVDQHWQFQDAENSLKSQGLDDLTYVPLDLVLDKNVTPQYFSPPTLNVANGLGISISNKDVEGSLKFLNDLLDPEIMVMRTWGEKGVDYEVDDKGVFYRTEEQRKNAKDQNYVTNNFSDYNYFPTYTGMMEDGINAVSPREQPDEFYATLSDLDRKILDAYGYKKWTDFLTPVEENSPWYPIYSATNGWTASTPEGISKEKMTEVKQQWLPKVIMTSPDKFESAWNDYMDAYNSQVDVKAYEDALTKEVQRRIEVAESTN, encoded by the coding sequence ATGAAGAAGATAATTTCCGTTTTATCTGTATTTTTAATAGGTTTATTAGTTCTCTCAGGATGCGAATCTGATAAGGAAACATCCTCTAATGTGGATGAAAATGGAATAAAAACTTTTACTGCATTTATGGCTGTCCCTGGTAAGGAATTACCGGATGATAATAGAATGATGAATAAAATCGCTGAAAAAATAGGCGCGAAAGCAGATGTTACGTGGTTAACAGGACAAACCGCCTCTGAACGAATCGGTGTAATGATTGCAGGAGGAGAATATCCAGATTTTATTGATGGATCAGATGGGACAGCAGCGTTAATTAATGCGGGTGCATTAGTTCCGTTAGAAGACTATTTAGATGATTATCCAAATATTAAAAATTTGTATACGGATGCTCAATGGAATCAAATTAGGAATGAAGATGGTCATATATATATTATTCCTCAATTTGGCGTCGTTAAAGGGGAGAATATGGCGGTTAACCATAATGATCAAGCATTCTGGATTCAAAAGCGAGTTTTGGAATGGGCTGATTATCCTGACATCACGACATTAGAAGAATATTTCGACCTAATTGAAGGCTACCTTAAAGAAAATCCGACATTAGCTGATGGACAGAAGAATATTGGGTTTTCCATTTTGTCTGATGATTGGCGATACTTCTGTTTAGAAAATCCGCCGCAATTTTTAGCTGGTTATCCGAATGACGGAGCCGCAGTTATTGATCCTGTAACAAAGCAAGCAAAAGTGTATGATAAAATCCCTGAAGCAAAAGAATATTACAAAATATTAAGTGAGAAATTTGCGAATGGAATAATTGATCCAGAGACTTTTACGATGTCTTATGACCAATACATTGCAAAAATTTCTTCTGGGCGTGTATTAGGAATGGTTGATCAACATTGGCAATTTCAGGATGCTGAAAATTCACTTAAGTCTCAAGGCTTAGATGATCTTACTTATGTCCCGCTTGATTTAGTCTTAGATAAAAATGTTACCCCGCAATATTTTAGCCCACCAACATTAAATGTTGCAAATGGTCTTGGCATTAGCATTAGTAATAAGGATGTTGAGGGATCCTTAAAGTTCTTAAATGACTTACTTGATCCAGAGATTATGGTTATGAGAACTTGGGGAGAAAAAGGTGTTGATTATGAAGTAGATGATAAAGGTGTATTCTATCGTACAGAAGAACAGCGTAAAAACGCAAAAGATCAGAATTATGTAACAAATAATTTTTCTGATTATAATTATTTTCCGACATACACTGGAATGATGGAGGACGGAATAAATGCTGTTTCTCCAAGGGAGCAGCCAGATGAATTCTATGCAACGTTATCTGATTTGGATAGAAAGATTCTTGATGCTTATGGCTATAAAAAATGGACTGATTTCTTAACACCAGTGGAAGAAAATTCACCGTGGTATCCTATCTATTCAGCGACAAATGGATGGACGGCAAGCACACCAGAAGGAATTTCCAAAGAAAAAATGACAGAAGTAAAGCAGCAGTGGTTACCAAAAGTTATTATGACCTCACCAGATAAGTTTGAAAGTGCTTGGAATGATTATATGGATGCATACAATTCTCAAGTGGATGTAAAAGCATATGAAGATGCCTTAACAAAGGAAGTACAACGAAGAATCGAAGTGGCTGAATCTACTAATTAA
- a CDS encoding glycosyl hydrolase family 8, which translates to MGTAFQTGEYTNLFKKYGYQKEEINDRLALIWQTLFFGKEDERIYYETDNQMGYVMDTGNNDVRTEGMSYAMMLSVQLDQKEVFDRLWKWTKTYMWMDSGLHANYFAWSVSPEGVKNAYGPAPDGEEFFAMALFFASHRWGDGDGIFEYSKEAKDILHYCIHKGENNDGFPMWNPENKLIKFIPEVEYSDPSYHLPHFYELFSLWANEEDRDFWKGAAEASRCYLLKACHPVTGLTAEYADYDGNPYYDSEHFYFYSDSYRVAANIGLDYEWFGKDEDLRNCVAKIQKFFCETVKGEEDYVYAIDGTKVEQRVLHPVGLLATNAMGSLATEGKFDYARECVEKFWDTPLRTGDRRYYDNFLYSFAFLALSGNYRIW; encoded by the coding sequence ATGGGAACAGCATTTCAGACGGGGGAATATACTAATTTATTTAAAAAATATGGTTACCAGAAAGAGGAAATTAACGATCGTTTAGCACTCATTTGGCAAACATTATTTTTTGGAAAGGAAGATGAACGTATTTATTATGAAACGGACAACCAGATGGGATATGTGATGGATACGGGGAATAACGATGTAAGGACAGAAGGTATGTCTTATGCAATGATGTTAAGTGTGCAATTAGATCAAAAGGAAGTATTTGATCGGTTGTGGAAATGGACAAAAACGTATATGTGGATGGATTCTGGACTTCACGCTAACTACTTTGCATGGTCTGTTTCACCTGAAGGAGTGAAAAATGCTTATGGACCAGCTCCAGATGGAGAAGAATTTTTCGCAATGGCATTATTTTTTGCTTCGCATCGCTGGGGAGATGGAGACGGAATCTTTGAGTATTCAAAAGAAGCGAAAGATATTCTCCACTATTGTATCCATAAAGGAGAAAACAATGATGGTTTCCCAATGTGGAATCCTGAAAATAAGCTTATCAAGTTTATTCCAGAAGTAGAATACTCTGATCCTTCCTATCATTTACCGCACTTTTATGAGCTCTTTTCCTTATGGGCAAATGAAGAAGATCGTGACTTTTGGAAGGGAGCAGCTGAAGCGAGTAGATGCTATTTGCTAAAGGCCTGCCATCCAGTTACGGGGCTTACGGCAGAATACGCTGATTATGATGGAAACCCTTATTATGACAGTGAGCATTTCTATTTTTATAGTGATTCGTATCGAGTAGCGGCTAATATTGGTCTTGATTATGAATGGTTTGGCAAAGATGAAGATTTAAGAAATTGTGTGGCAAAGATTCAAAAATTCTTTTGTGAAACAGTCAAAGGAGAAGAGGATTACGTTTATGCTATAGATGGAACAAAGGTGGAGCAGAGGGTATTACATCCCGTTGGATTATTGGCAACAAATGCAATGGGTTCCCTTGCAACAGAAGGAAAATTCGATTATGCGAGAGAATGTGTAGAGAAGTTTTGGGATACTCCACTTAGAACGGGAGATCGCAGATATTATGATAACTTTCTTTATAGCTTTGCGTTTTTGGCGTTAAGTGGAAATTATAGAATTTGGTAA
- a CDS encoding carbohydrate ABC transporter permease: MKKVYYSDVLFDILKWIFLLFFILATLYPILNTLAVSFNDGLDSIKGGIYLFPRELTLENYITVLKKDTLIQASIITVARTVIATIVQLFLTALLAYILSRKEFVFRKSITLLYIFTMYLNAGLIPNYLLMSKLGLLNSFWVYIIPGMISAFNMLVIRTYINGLPESLVESAKMDGASHFRIFISIIMPLCKPVLATVALFIAVYQWNSWFDAMLYNGFNDRLTTLQYELMKLLSSVTSQGANVDSMKNSSSMVTPTSIRAATTIITALPIVCLYPFLQKYFMSGLTIGGVKE, translated from the coding sequence ATGAAAAAGGTCTATTATTCAGATGTTCTTTTTGATATTTTAAAATGGATTTTTTTACTGTTTTTTATTCTTGCAACCTTGTACCCAATTTTAAACACATTAGCAGTTTCCTTTAATGATGGATTAGATTCTATTAAAGGAGGAATCTATCTATTTCCAAGAGAATTAACACTTGAAAACTATATAACTGTATTAAAAAAAGATACGCTTATCCAAGCTTCCATAATTACTGTTGCGAGAACGGTCATTGCAACTATCGTTCAATTATTCCTGACAGCTCTTTTAGCGTATATATTAAGTAGAAAGGAATTTGTATTTAGAAAGTCTATTACATTGCTCTATATCTTTACTATGTATTTAAATGCGGGATTGATTCCGAATTATCTTTTGATGAGTAAATTAGGATTGTTAAATAGCTTTTGGGTATATATTATTCCAGGAATGATAAGTGCTTTTAATATGTTGGTTATCCGTACGTATATTAATGGATTACCGGAAAGTTTAGTGGAATCTGCCAAAATGGATGGTGCATCCCATTTTAGAATTTTCATAAGTATAATTATGCCACTATGTAAACCAGTTTTAGCAACAGTTGCGTTATTTATAGCAGTATACCAATGGAACTCTTGGTTCGATGCCATGCTATACAACGGATTTAATGATCGATTGACCACGTTACAATATGAATTAATGAAACTGCTTTCTTCTGTGACAAGCCAAGGTGCAAATGTAGATTCTATGAAAAACTCATCTTCTATGGTTACTCCTACATCGATACGGGCGGCAACCACAATTATTACGGCATTACCGATTGTTTGTCTTTATCCCTTCTTACAAAAGTATTTTATGAGTGGACTAACAATAGGTGGAGTAAAAGAATAA
- a CDS encoding ABC transporter permease, whose amino-acid sequence MQQEKPVVLETVVQPSPKKVSSLKKLFKKCREQKELVLLSIPFVIYALIFYYAPLSGWLMAFQNYRPGRGLLEQEWVGLSNFKFLFSDPTFINVVRNTLAMSMINLVLGFIFSIGFALLLNEVRNKTIKKFMQTVSYLPHFLSWIIVTGIVMEVLSPETGIINQLLLFFGIIDAPINFFADPKYFWWIVGFANVWKSTGWGSIIYLAAMASINEEQYEAASIDGANRLRRIWHVTLPGIKPTIFILLLINIGNILNAGFEVQYLLGNGLVQGVSQTIDIFVLKYGISLNNYSLATAAGIFNGIISLTLIFIANHLAKVAGEERLF is encoded by the coding sequence GTGCAACAGGAGAAACCAGTAGTATTAGAGACTGTCGTTCAGCCATCTCCCAAAAAGGTAAGTTCTTTAAAAAAATTATTTAAGAAATGTAGAGAACAAAAGGAATTAGTGTTATTATCTATCCCTTTTGTTATTTATGCATTAATTTTTTATTATGCACCCCTAAGTGGCTGGTTAATGGCTTTTCAAAATTATCGACCAGGTAGAGGATTATTGGAACAAGAATGGGTGGGGTTAAGTAATTTTAAATTTCTCTTTTCCGATCCAACATTTATTAATGTAGTCCGTAATACGTTAGCAATGAGTATGATAAACCTAGTGCTAGGATTCATTTTTTCCATTGGATTTGCACTTCTATTAAATGAGGTAAGAAATAAAACGATCAAAAAGTTTATGCAAACAGTATCTTATCTTCCTCACTTTTTATCCTGGATTATCGTTACAGGAATCGTAATGGAAGTATTGTCTCCTGAAACCGGCATTATTAATCAGTTATTGCTATTTTTTGGCATAATTGATGCACCCATTAACTTTTTTGCAGACCCGAAATACTTCTGGTGGATTGTAGGATTTGCAAATGTATGGAAATCAACTGGATGGGGAAGCATCATTTATTTAGCAGCAATGGCATCAATTAATGAGGAACAATATGAGGCTGCATCTATTGATGGGGCAAATCGCTTAAGAAGAATTTGGCATGTAACGTTGCCAGGTATTAAGCCTACTATCTTTATACTCTTGTTAATTAATATTGGAAATATATTAAATGCTGGATTTGAAGTTCAATATCTACTAGGAAATGGATTGGTCCAAGGAGTATCGCAAACCATCGATATCTTTGTTTTAAAATATGGAATTAGCTTAAATAACTATTCATTAGCAACAGCTGCTGGAATATTTAATGGAATAATTAGTCTTACCTTAATCTTCATTGCCAATCACTTAGCGAAAGTAGCAGGAGAAGAAAGATTATTTTAA
- a CDS encoding glycoside hydrolase family 13 protein encodes MHKKWWKESVVYQIYPRSFMDSNGDGIGDLQGIISKLDYLKKLGVDVIWLSPVYESPNDDNGYDISDYQAIMREFGTMGDWDELLKEIHHRDMKLIMDLVVNHSSDEHKWFVEAKTSKENPYRDYYIWRKGKDGKEPNNWYSNFGGSAWQYDEQTDEYFLHLFSKKQPDLNWENPKLRNEIYEMMQWWLEKGIDGFRMDVINFISKPEEMPDGEPKLGKKYASGSKYYRNGPRIHEYLQEMNEKVLSNYDVMTVGEMPGVTPELAEIYTQEENKELNMVFQFEHMGLDNGPNGKWDLKPLDLLDLKKNLTKWQKALEDKGWNSLYFNNHDQPRIVSRFGNDGDLRVESAKMLATLLHMMKGTPYIYQGEEIGMTNVQFDSIEDYRDIEIHQFYQEQLEDGMPVEKIMESIYAKGRDNSRTPMQWDHTKNAGFSTGIPWIKVNTNYKKVNAEDAIADPDSIYHYYRKLIKLRKEHEVIVYGSYDLLLEDHKEIFAYKRSLNGETLVVFCNFSEKEIELEFSQEYSSGSAVMLISNYQDTDEKLESTMVLRSYEVRVYLLR; translated from the coding sequence ATGCATAAAAAATGGTGGAAAGAAAGTGTTGTTTATCAAATATACCCTCGAAGCTTTATGGACAGCAATGGGGATGGGATCGGCGATTTACAAGGCATTATTTCTAAACTAGATTATTTAAAAAAACTAGGTGTAGATGTTATTTGGCTTTCGCCTGTTTATGAGTCACCGAATGATGATAATGGCTATGATATCAGTGATTATCAAGCGATTATGCGTGAATTTGGAACAATGGGGGACTGGGACGAGCTTCTTAAAGAAATTCATCACCGTGATATGAAATTAATTATGGATTTGGTGGTAAATCATAGTTCTGATGAACATAAATGGTTTGTCGAAGCAAAGACATCGAAAGAAAATCCATATCGGGACTATTATATTTGGCGAAAAGGAAAAGATGGAAAAGAGCCAAATAACTGGTATTCAAATTTTGGGGGTTCTGCGTGGCAGTATGATGAACAGACCGATGAATACTTTTTACATCTTTTCTCTAAAAAGCAGCCAGATTTAAATTGGGAAAATCCGAAACTGCGAAATGAAATTTATGAAATGATGCAATGGTGGTTAGAAAAAGGAATCGATGGCTTTCGAATGGATGTTATTAACTTTATTTCCAAGCCAGAAGAAATGCCCGATGGTGAACCAAAACTAGGGAAAAAGTATGCATCAGGAAGTAAATATTATCGAAATGGACCAAGAATTCATGAGTATTTACAAGAAATGAATGAAAAGGTTCTTTCCAATTATGATGTCATGACAGTAGGAGAAATGCCTGGGGTTACACCAGAATTAGCTGAAATATATACACAAGAGGAAAATAAAGAACTGAATATGGTATTCCAATTTGAGCATATGGGATTGGATAATGGACCAAACGGAAAATGGGATTTAAAGCCTCTGGATTTACTGGATTTAAAAAAAAATCTTACAAAATGGCAAAAAGCTCTAGAAGATAAAGGCTGGAATAGTCTGTATTTCAATAATCACGATCAGCCTAGAATCGTTTCTCGCTTTGGAAATGACGGTGACCTACGAGTAGAATCTGCTAAAATGCTGGCAACTCTGCTGCATATGATGAAAGGAACTCCTTATATTTATCAGGGAGAAGAAATCGGCATGACCAATGTACAATTTGATTCTATAGAGGATTATCGAGACATTGAAATTCATCAATTTTATCAGGAACAATTGGAAGATGGAATGCCTGTTGAAAAAATTATGGAAAGCATTTATGCAAAGGGCCGAGATAATTCCAGAACTCCAATGCAGTGGGATCACACGAAAAATGCAGGATTTTCAACAGGTATACCATGGATAAAGGTAAATACTAATTATAAAAAGGTTAATGCCGAAGACGCAATCGCCGATCCTGACTCTATCTATCATTATTATCGTAAGCTTATTAAGTTAAGAAAAGAACATGAAGTTATCGTCTATGGCAGCTATGACTTATTGTTAGAAGATCATAAGGAAATTTTTGCTTATAAGCGTTCTTTGAATGGGGAAACACTTGTTGTCTTCTGTAATTTTAGCGAGAAAGAAATAGAGCTGGAGTTTTCACAAGAATATTCCAGTGGGTCAGCAGTAATGTTAATTAGTAACTATCAAGACACGGATGAGAAATTAGAGAGTACAATGGTTCTGCGATCGTACGAGGTTAGGGTGTATTTACTTAGATAA